In Legionella sp. PATHC035, a genomic segment contains:
- the bla gene encoding class A beta-lactamase, with product MKKLLACWFLGFVYSVSAFAAPSDAELIKKLNAIEKNSNTVMGITAIYIEKNKVIAHNSNQRFFMASTIKLPIAMAFLHRVDEKKDSLNRVIKMDSRYSVPGSGALHYLFEKKKLNISLKQILMHTLKNSDNSASDALLQAANGPKYVAQRMSALGLKNIFINRSIMEMFVDTNHVDRSFLTKRQPVYSWQKISNRVPLKEKQQAWQRFEKDIRDTTTPYDMAKLLVKLYKKQALSESSTNLLMNIMEQCRTGRSRIKGLLPPHVKVAHKTGTWSIYERDYLRYPGSKKLYRFVSDVGIITLPNNKGHVAIAVYVKSKSASDYPRSRAIALASRAIYDHFMKS from the coding sequence ATGAAAAAATTACTGGCGTGTTGGTTTTTGGGTTTTGTCTATTCAGTGAGCGCTTTTGCTGCCCCAAGTGATGCAGAACTGATTAAAAAATTAAATGCGATTGAAAAAAACTCAAATACAGTCATGGGGATTACTGCCATTTATATAGAAAAAAATAAAGTGATTGCCCATAATAGCAATCAGCGTTTTTTCATGGCCAGTACAATCAAATTACCTATTGCGATGGCATTTTTACACCGCGTCGATGAGAAAAAAGACTCTTTAAATCGTGTAATTAAAATGGATTCACGTTATTCGGTTCCTGGTTCTGGGGCACTTCATTATTTATTCGAAAAGAAAAAATTGAATATTTCCCTGAAACAAATCTTGATGCATACCCTCAAAAATAGTGATAACAGTGCAAGTGATGCATTATTACAGGCCGCTAATGGCCCTAAATATGTAGCACAGCGTATGAGTGCGCTTGGTTTAAAAAATATTTTTATCAATCGCTCCATTATGGAAATGTTTGTCGATACAAATCATGTGGATCGTTCATTTTTAACAAAACGTCAGCCGGTATACTCTTGGCAAAAAATATCAAATCGTGTTCCGCTGAAAGAAAAGCAGCAAGCTTGGCAGCGTTTTGAAAAGGACATACGCGATACCACAACACCTTATGATATGGCAAAACTGTTGGTTAAATTGTACAAAAAACAAGCTCTTTCAGAATCAAGTACTAATCTTCTTATGAACATCATGGAGCAATGCCGAACTGGTCGCAGCAGAATAAAAGGATTATTGCCTCCCCATGTTAAAGTAGCCCATAAGACAGGAACATGGTCTATTTATGAGCGGGACTATTTAAGATACCCTGGGTCAAAAAAACTTTATCGTTTCGTGAGTGACGTTGGCATTATTACGTTACCCAATAATAAAGGCCATGTTGCCATTGCAGTATATGTTAAATCGAAATCAGCCAGTGATTATCCACGCAGTCGCGCCATCGCTCTTGCAAGTCGTGCAATTTATGACCATTTTATGAAGTCATGA